A single window of Labeo rohita strain BAU-BD-2019 chromosome 4, IGBB_LRoh.1.0, whole genome shotgun sequence DNA harbors:
- the LOC127164404 gene encoding hemagglutinin/amebocyte aggregation factor-like isoform X3, producing MMRVALFLLLTGLFSSGQGWQNNYDEPLNFKFPPGQSISYIMRFIWADVDTVFSHRWQFYCCRSSCISNNCQWTSHVNWFDETFFWNVPHHNVLVGAGSYHQDFYDNRRWR from the exons ATGATGAGAGTTGCTCTATTTCTACTATTGACTGGGCTGTTCTCCAGTGGACAAG GCTGGCAAAACAACTATGATGAacctttaaatttcaaattcCCTCCAGGTCAGTCTATATCTTACATAATGAG ATTCATCTGGGCTGATGTCGATACAGTATTTTCACACAGATGGCAGTTTTACTGCTGTAGAAGTTCATGCATATCTAACAACTGTCAGTGGACGTCACATGTGAACTGGTTTGATGAGACCTTCTTCTGGAATGTGCCTCACCACAATGTTCTGGTGGGTGCTGGAAGCTACCACCAAGATTTTTATGA CAATCGACGATGGAGATAA
- the LOC127164404 gene encoding hemagglutinin/amebocyte aggregation factor-like isoform X1, translated as MMRVALFLLLTGLFSSGQGWQNNYDEPLNFKFPPGQSISYIMSKHHDFYEDRLWAFSCKPTINPSGDCFFSSYINNFDQAFSFACPPHYAIAGMNSYHSIFYEDRRWQFYCCRSSCISNNCQWTSHVNWFDETFFWNVPHHNVLVGAGSYHQDFYDNRRWR; from the exons ATGATGAGAGTTGCTCTATTTCTACTATTGACTGGGCTGTTCTCCAGTGGACAAG GCTGGCAAAACAACTATGATGAacctttaaatttcaaattcCCTCCAGGTCAGTCTATATCTTACATAATGAG CAAACATCACGATTTTTATGAGGACCGGCTATGGGCATTTAGCTGTAAACCCACCATAAACCCCAGTGGAGACtgtttcttttcatcttacatCAATAACTTTGACCAAGCGTTCAGCTTTGCGTGTCCACCCCACTATGCGATTGCAGGAATGAACAGCTACCACAGTATCTTTTATGAGGACAGACG ATGGCAGTTTTACTGCTGTAGAAGTTCATGCATATCTAACAACTGTCAGTGGACGTCACATGTGAACTGGTTTGATGAGACCTTCTTCTGGAATGTGCCTCACCACAATGTTCTGGTGGGTGCTGGAAGCTACCACCAAGATTTTTATGA CAATCGACGATGGAGATAA
- the LOC127164404 gene encoding hemagglutinin/amebocyte aggregation factor-like isoform X2, whose translation MSKHHDFYEDRLWAFSCKPTINPSGDCFFSSYINNFDQAFSFACPPHYAIAGMNSYHSIFYEDRRWQFYCCRSSCISNNCQWTSHVNWFDETFFWNVPHHNVLVGAGSYHQDFYDNRRWR comes from the exons ATGAG CAAACATCACGATTTTTATGAGGACCGGCTATGGGCATTTAGCTGTAAACCCACCATAAACCCCAGTGGAGACtgtttcttttcatcttacatCAATAACTTTGACCAAGCGTTCAGCTTTGCGTGTCCACCCCACTATGCGATTGCAGGAATGAACAGCTACCACAGTATCTTTTATGAGGACAGACG ATGGCAGTTTTACTGCTGTAGAAGTTCATGCATATCTAACAACTGTCAGTGGACGTCACATGTGAACTGGTTTGATGAGACCTTCTTCTGGAATGTGCCTCACCACAATGTTCTGGTGGGTGCTGGAAGCTACCACCAAGATTTTTATGA CAATCGACGATGGAGATAA
- the LOC127164460 gene encoding hemagglutinin/amebocyte aggregation factor-like, translated as MMRRVAIFLLLNGLLAIGQGWHNNFDEPLSFKCLAGQSISSIRSEHSNYHEDRHWDLSCKRTNKPNAECHQSAYVNDFDKAFTFECPENYAIAGMSSYHSNYHEDRRWQFYCCKVVCASGDRACQWTTYVNTFDEYFHWNVPPHSVLVGAESYHQNYQEDRRWRYKYCVKPCL; from the exons ATGATGAGGAGAGTTGCTATTTTTCTGCTACTGAATGGACTGCTGGCCATTGGACAAG GCTGGCACAACAACTTTGATGAGCCTCTGAGTTTTAAATGTCTTGCAGGGCAGTCAATATCCTCCATCAGGAG CGAACACAGCAACTATCATGAGGACCGGCATTGGGATTTAAGCTGTAAACGGACTAACAAGCCGAATGCAGAGTGTCACCAGTCAGCTTACGTCAATGACTTTGACAAAGCCTTCACATTTGAGTGTCCAGAAAATTATGCGATTGCAGGAATGAGCAGCTACCACAGCAACTACCATGAGGACAGACG CTGGCAGTTTTACTGTTGTAAAGTGGTGTGCGCTTCTGGGGACAGAGCCTGTCAATGGACAACATATGTGAACACCTTTGATGAGTACTTCCACTGGAATGTGCCTCCTCACAGCGTTCTGGTTGGTGCTGAAAGCTACCATCAAAATTATCAAGA AGACCGACGCTGGAGGTACAAGTACTGTGTCAAACCATGTCTGTAA